In a genomic window of Quercus lobata isolate SW786 chromosome 4, ValleyOak3.0 Primary Assembly, whole genome shotgun sequence:
- the LOC115984361 gene encoding receptor-like protein 9DC3, whose product MERVLLLLICFLLLSQPNNCSSSLSFNSSTPRCHSHQSSALLHFRNSFSVGDSNGFCDKYSYPPKNSWKMGTDCCGWDGVTCDTMTGHVIGLDLTCSRLEGPIHPNSTLFSLRHLQRLNLAYNEFYPFAISSKFGGFANMTHLNLSWSSFAGNVPSETSHLSKLVSLDLSSNHDFSWNYGLRIETPSLKRLVQNLTHLTELVLDTVNMSSVSPNSFMNLSSSLTSLSLFDCGLKGRFPDNIFHLPNLQLLHLSFNYNLTGSLPTYNWSSPLKSLLLSSTEFSIDLPNSISNLKSLKELYLSRCNFIDSSNPTFLSNLTQINSLDLSYNNFGGQFPWSLLNFEVLTVLDLSYNNFIGQVPDFSTNWTQVSSSNSSSNSQSTIQIPSKLVYLVLSDNLLNGTIPSWLYDIPSLQYLFLDNNQLTGHIGDFQHNSLVDLLLNNNNLSGPLPLSISKLVSLRVLYVSFNNLSGNVESKIFFRLKNLEYLEMSNNPLLSLSSFTFATNILPNINYLRLSSSNITEFPHFLQTAKYIGLLDLSKNQIKGNIPKWFLEGGKDSLYFFSVSRNNLTGEIPLLICNLSSLQYLDLSYNHLSNMIPPCLGNLSNHLIDLDLKSNNLHGTIPSTFAKGCYLRSLKLNGNQLEGSLPQSLVHCRELEVLDFGNNKINGTFPLWLENLPSLRVLILRSNNFHGAIGNPKYKFPFPNLRIIDLSHNEFHGHLPTNLFKYLKAMMNASVNKGELKYMGDNYYQDSVIVEMKGFSIELVKIQSLFTTIDFSNNNFKGEISESIGELQSLKGLNFSHNNLTGCMPPSLGKLTNLEWLDLSSNKLIGEIPIQLTDLTSLEVLNLSENYLSGQIPQGKQFNTFMNDSYNGNQGLCGFPMTKACGNDEGQQPPPSSTIQEDDFKFENGFHWKVVLLGYGVGFMFGLGLGYLVFSSGKPIWLVNIFYGEQGNNVQRSKKNARGRTH is encoded by the coding sequence ATGGAGCGGGTATTACTCTTACTCATTTGCTTCCTCTTGCTTTCTCAACCTAATAATtgttcctcttctctctcttttaattcaTCAACGCCTCGTTGCCATTCACACCAGTCCTCTGCTTTGCTCCATTTCAGAAACTCTTTTTCTGTTGGCGATTCGAATGGTTTTTGTGATAAATATTCTTATCCTCCGAAGAATTCGTGGAAAATGGGTACAGATTGTTGTGGGTGGGATGGGGTCACCTGTGATACGATGACAGGTCATGTCATTGGTCTCGACCTCACTTGCAGTCGCCTTGAAGGTCCCATCCATCCCAATTCCACCCTTTTCTCTCTTCGCCATCTCCAGCGGCTCAACCTCGCTTACAACGAGTTCTATCCCTTTGCAATTTCATCTAAGTTTGGTGGCTTTGCGAACATGACGCATCTCAACCTCAGTTGGTCCTCCTTTGCTGGTAATGTCCCTTCCGAAACCTCCCACTTATCCAAACTGGTTTCACTTGATCTCTCTTCGAATCATGATTTCTCTTGGAATTATGGCTTGAGAATAGAAACGCCTAGTTTGAAAAGGCTTGTTCAAAACCTAACCCATCTAACTGAACTTGTTTTGGATACTGTTAACATGTCTTCAGTTTCACCTAATTCTTTCATGAATTTGTCTTCCTCTTTAACATCTCTTAGTCTTTTTGATTGTGGATTGAAAGGGAGATTCCCAGATAATATATTCCACCTCCCAAACCTCCAGCTGCTCCATCTAAGTTTCAACTACAATCTCACCGGTTCCCTTCCAACATATAACTGGAGTAGTCCTCTCAAGTCCTTGCTTCTCTCTAGTACCGAATTCTCAATCGACTTACCTAATTCAATCAGCAATCTCAAGTCCTTAAAAGAATTGTACCTCAGCAGATGCAATTTCATAGATTCATCGAATCCAACATTTCTTTCAAACCTCACACAAATAAATTCTTTGGACCTCTCATATAATAACTTTGGTGGTCAGTTTCCATGGTCCCTCCTAAACTTTGAAGTTCTTACTGTCTTAGATCTCTCATACAACAATTTCATAGGCCAAGTTCCAGATTTTTCAACGAACTGGACACAAGTTTCTTCTTCAAACAGTTCTTCCAATAGTCAGTCAACTATTCAAATTCCTTCCAAATTGGTATATCTCGTTTTATCTGATAACTTATTGAACGGCACTATACCATCTTGGTTGTATGACATACCATCTTTGCAGTACTTATTTCTAGACAATAACCAACTGACTGGGCATATTGGTGATTTCCAGCATAACTCATTAGTTGATCTTTTGTTGAATAATAACAACCTAAGTGGTCCCCTTCCATTGTCAATCTCTAAATTGGTGAGCCTTCGTGTACTATATGTTTCCTTCAATAATTTAAGTGGCAATGTGGAGTCAAAAATATTCTTTAGGCTCAAAAAtcttgaatatcttgaaatgtCAAATAATCCTCTCTTGTCACTAAGCTCCTTCACCTTTGCCACCAATATCTTGCCCAACATTAACTATTTACGATTGTCTTCTTCCAACATAACTGAATTTCCACACTTTTTACAAACTGCAAAATATATAGGACTCTTAGACCTTTccaaaaaccaaatcaaaggCAATATTCCGAAGTGGTTTTTGGAGGGGGGGAAGGATTCATTGTATTTCTTTTCAGTCTCAAGGAATAATTTAACTGGAGAGATCCCTCTCTTGATTTGCAATCTCAGTTCCCTCCAATACCTTGATTTGTCTTATAATCACTTGAGTAACATGATTCCTCCATGTTTGGGAAACTTAAGTAATCATCTCatagatttggatttgaaaagTAATAATCTTCATGGTACTATCCCTTCAACATTTGCAAAGGGTTGTTACTTGAGAAGTCTTAAACTCAATGGCAACCAATTGGAAGGTTCATTGCCACAATCATTGGTCCATTGTAGAGAGTTGGAAGTTCTAGATTTTGGTAACAACAAGATTAATGGAACCTTTCCTCTTTGGTTGGAAAATCTTCCAAGCTTGCGGGTTCTTATCTTGCGGTCAAACAACTTTCATGGTGCTATAGGCAATCCCAAGTACAAATTCCCATTCCCTAATTTGCGAATCATTGACCTCTCTCACAATGAGTTCCATGGGCATTTGCCGACAAAccttttcaaatatttaaaagcCATGATGAATGCAAGTGTGAACAAAGGTGAATTGAAATATATGGGTGATAATTATTATCAAGATTCTGTGATAGTGGAGATGAAAGGGTTTTCAATTGAATTGGTAAAAATCCAAAGTCTATTCACAACCATTGATTTCTCCAACAATAATTTCAAAGGAGAAATTTCAGAGTCAATTGGAGAGCTTCAATCACTTAAGGGGCTTAATTTTTCACACAATAATCTTACAGGTTGTATGCCCCCATCGTTGGGAAAATTAACCAATCTCGAATGGTTAGATCTCTCCTCAAACAAGCTCATAGGTGAAATTCCTATACAATTGACAGATCTCACGTCACTGGAAGTTTTAAACCTATCAGAAAACTATCTTTCTGGACAGATACCTCAAGGTAAACAGTTCAATACCTTTATGAATGATTCTTACAATGGGAACCAGGGGTTATGTGGATTTCCAATGACAAAAGCTTGTGGCAATGATGAGggacaacaaccaccaccatcatcaacgATTCAGGAAGatgatttcaaatttgaaaatggGTTTCATTGGAAAGTTGTATTGTTGGGTTACGGTGTTGGATTCATGTTCGGATTAGGTTTGGGTTATCTTGTGTTCTCAAGTGGAAAGCCAATATGGCTAGTGAATATTTTTTATGGAGAACAAGGTAATAATGTACAAAGATCCAAGAAGAATGCTCGTGGACGAACTCAttga